In Flavobacterium gelatinilyticum, a genomic segment contains:
- a CDS encoding DUF4202 domain-containing protein has protein sequence MTTPFQKASEWIDAENAQDPNIELDQNTEYPKELLYSNRMYEKLMQFEPNASEEVQIASKAQHICRWKVARESYPMDRIGYLKWREELKKFHAKTTAGILEKAGYNQTFIDRVSFLIEKKLLKKDAETQLLEDVICLVFLEYYLEPFVEKHDDEKLKNIIKKTWDKMSDKGHQEALKINYSEENLNLIKASLGL, from the coding sequence ATGACTACACCTTTTCAAAAAGCAAGTGAATGGATTGATGCTGAAAATGCTCAAGATCCGAATATCGAATTAGACCAAAACACAGAATATCCAAAAGAATTACTGTATTCAAACAGGATGTATGAAAAACTGATGCAGTTTGAACCAAACGCTTCAGAAGAAGTTCAGATTGCCTCAAAAGCACAGCACATCTGTCGTTGGAAAGTGGCACGCGAATCCTATCCGATGGATCGTATTGGTTACTTAAAATGGAGAGAAGAACTAAAAAAATTCCACGCCAAAACTACTGCCGGAATATTAGAAAAAGCCGGATATAATCAAACTTTTATCGATCGTGTTTCTTTCTTAATTGAAAAAAAATTACTTAAAAAAGACGCCGAGACCCAATTATTAGAGGATGTAATTTGTTTGGTATTTTTAGAATACTACTTAGAACCTTTTGTAGAAAAACATGATGATGAAAAACTGAAAAACATCATCAAGAAAACTTGGGATAAAATGTCGGACAAAGGACATCAGGAAGCTCTAAAAATCAACTATTCTGAAGAAAACTTAAACCTAATAAAAGCTTCTTTAGGATTGTAA
- a CDS encoding PAS domain-containing sensor histidine kinase — MKKDNQEAEKITFKNLRRLYFFALLTIALTIIISQFLVQYNLNQQLSDSKIINFSGKQRMLSQKIVKEVLILHYVSDSATAKKTSHLKEVLKLWKDNHDALENGSDSLGFPHQKSEILNRLYLEIEPNFNRIFNASHILISNLKDKNKKIENQKLVQIILKNEGVFLSKMNQIVTQYDLEAHEKVTEQRRIEYWIFGFTLLVLLLEFFFIFKPTNKKIERLIAKLLSSEKKALKLAYDTEILSEIKENSVKELKSLNYAMENTLLYCRITPDGSIIHIGEKFAKLLNYTKFSSNKKFSEVLTEDEKEQLNFDRLIFEKQRSGWQGEMKIINKDEKEIWLDLSMVPVMIKKDELELLIVCFNITERKKAQREVERLNLENTTEKINQQKIISSKIVENQENEQNRIAKEIHDGIGQMLTGLKFSLESINLDDREKSEQKIEYLKKLSLDIIKGVRTATFNLMPPELSDHGIVSSLSKLTQELSKLTGKEILFYNKTDFDQRLDSLIEINIYRLTQEAINNAIKYAESSHIIVQLSHSETLLSIIVDDNGKGFDVNSVDKKRNSESGMGLLFMKERIQYINGRVFMNSIPGEGTRITFNIPILK, encoded by the coding sequence ATGAAAAAGGACAATCAAGAAGCAGAAAAAATTACTTTCAAAAATTTACGCCGACTGTATTTTTTTGCGCTTCTTACTATTGCCTTAACCATAATTATTAGTCAGTTTTTGGTACAATACAATCTGAATCAGCAATTAAGCGATTCTAAGATTATCAATTTTTCTGGAAAACAGAGAATGCTGAGCCAGAAAATTGTCAAAGAAGTACTGATTTTACATTACGTTTCAGATTCGGCTACAGCCAAAAAAACTTCGCACTTAAAAGAGGTTTTAAAACTTTGGAAAGACAATCATGATGCACTTGAAAACGGAAGTGACAGTTTGGGTTTTCCACATCAAAAAAGTGAAATCTTAAATCGATTATATCTTGAAATAGAACCAAATTTTAATAGAATTTTCAATGCTTCTCATATATTAATTTCAAACTTAAAAGATAAAAACAAGAAAATTGAAAACCAAAAACTGGTTCAGATCATATTGAAAAACGAAGGGGTTTTCCTTTCAAAAATGAATCAGATTGTAACGCAATACGATCTTGAAGCACACGAAAAAGTAACCGAACAACGCCGAATCGAATATTGGATTTTCGGTTTTACCCTTTTGGTTCTGCTTTTAGAATTCTTCTTCATTTTCAAACCAACCAACAAGAAAATCGAAAGATTAATTGCCAAACTTCTGTCTTCAGAAAAGAAAGCTTTAAAACTCGCATACGACACCGAAATATTAAGCGAAATCAAGGAAAACTCGGTAAAAGAGTTAAAATCGCTCAATTATGCAATGGAAAATACGCTTCTCTATTGCCGAATTACGCCAGACGGTTCGATCATTCATATCGGAGAAAAATTCGCCAAACTTTTAAATTACACCAAGTTTTCATCCAACAAAAAATTCTCTGAAGTACTAACAGAAGATGAAAAAGAACAGCTTAATTTTGACCGTTTAATCTTCGAAAAACAAAGAAGTGGCTGGCAGGGCGAAATGAAAATCATCAATAAAGACGAAAAAGAAATCTGGCTCGATTTGTCGATGGTTCCCGTAATGATCAAAAAAGACGAATTGGAGCTTTTAATCGTTTGTTTCAACATCACCGAACGCAAAAAAGCACAACGTGAAGTGGAACGTTTGAACCTTGAAAACACAACCGAAAAAATCAATCAGCAGAAGATTATTTCGAGCAAAATCGTTGAAAATCAAGAAAACGAACAAAACCGAATCGCCAAAGAAATTCACGACGGAATCGGCCAAATGCTGACGGGATTAAAATTCAGTTTAGAAAGCATCAATCTGGATGACAGAGAAAAATCGGAGCAAAAAATTGAGTATTTAAAGAAGCTTTCTTTGGATATTATAAAAGGTGTCCGCACGGCAACTTTCAACCTGATGCCTCCGGAATTGAGCGATCACGGAATCGTTTCGTCGCTTTCAAAATTGACACAGGAACTTTCTAAACTAACCGGAAAAGAAATCCTTTTTTACAATAAAACCGATTTTGACCAGCGTTTAGATTCCTTAATCGAAATCAATATTTACCGTCTTACGCAAGAAGCAATTAACAACGCCATAAAATACGCCGAATCGTCACATATTATTGTACAACTTTCGCATAGCGAAACACTTCTAAGTATCATAGTAGACGACAACGGAAAAGGCTTCGACGTTAATTCAGTCGACAAAAAACGCAACAGCGAATCCGGAATGGGACTTTTATTCATGAAAGAAAGAATCCAATACATTAATGGTCGTGTGTTTATGAATTCGATTCCTGGAGAAGGAACTAGGATTACGTTCAACATCCCAATTCTAAAATAA
- the nirD gene encoding nitrite reductase small subunit NirD yields the protein MEEILNQYETVHASDATIWFKAGKVEDFPTNRGGCIKYKNKQIAIFNFARRNAWYACQNACPHKMEMVLSRGMTGSADDIPKIACPMHKKTFSLVDGSNLNGEDYSIATYPVKIVENEVFVGFVD from the coding sequence ATGGAAGAAATCTTAAATCAATACGAAACAGTTCACGCAAGCGACGCAACAATTTGGTTCAAAGCTGGTAAAGTAGAAGATTTTCCAACCAACCGAGGCGGATGCATCAAATACAAAAACAAGCAAATTGCAATTTTCAATTTTGCCCGTCGTAATGCATGGTACGCTTGCCAAAATGCATGTCCGCACAAAATGGAAATGGTGCTTTCAAGAGGAATGACAGGTTCTGCTGATGATATTCCGAAAATCGCCTGCCCGATGCATAAAAAAACATTTTCATTGGTTGATGGTTCAAACTTAAACGGTGAAGATTACAGTATTGCAACGTACCCTGTTAAGATTGTAGAAAACGAAGTTTTTGTGGGGTTCGTAGATTAG